The Atribacterota bacterium genome contains the following window.
GTTTTGTGCAGCTGGTGGTCCCCCAAGCAGAATTTCCGTGGCTCAAGATCCAGAATTGACGCAAAGTAACCCATGGTACCCAACCATTTTGGAAACGGCACCGCTGACTTATGTTGACTGTCGACCCCGTGTTCCTGAAAGTTTTGAGATTATCGATGTAGTTGGTCTAAAGGTCTCAGAAGCGCTTCAGGGAGAAACCTCGGTCGAACAGGCTATGGCTGATGTGCAAAATTATGTAACGACGTTAATGAAACGAGCAGGTTATCGAATGAAGTAGGAATGGGTTGTGAAATTTCAGTGCGCAGCAGTGCTGCGCACTGAAAATACTATATTGGGGCGAAAAAGATGCGGCTATCAGGATTGTCAAGGTTACAAAAAGTTGGCTTGCTTCTCCTTTTACCAGCGTTGGTGTACTTAGCTTTTTTGTCTATTTATCCAATGGTTTACGCTGTTTTACTAAGCGGGAAAGATGTGAATCTTGCTCGACCGTATAAGGCTCTTTTTGTAGGTTTGGGTAATTTCTTTCGACTTTTTCAGGATGGTCTTTTTTTGAAGTCTATCTACAATACCATGAGGGTGGCTTTTGTGAGCATTGTTTTAGAACTCGGCATCGGGTATGTGGTGGCTGAAATCTTTGATAAACGTTTGAAGGGAATGGAAATCCTGAGGACGGTTTATATGCTTCCGATGATGGTAACTCCGGTTGTTTGGGGGTTGGTTTGGGTTTACATTTTCAATCCCAACTTTGGTTTAGCTAACTACCTTTGCGAATGGTTAGGCCTTGGATTTCAACCGTGGTTTGCCTCGGCTGATACGGCAATTTGGTCTCTGATTTTAGTGAATGTCTGGCAGTGGACACCGTTTACCGCGGTTGTTTTCTTGGCTGGGCTTTCAGGAATTTCGACCACTCTCCTTGACGCGG
Protein-coding sequences here:
- a CDS encoding sugar ABC transporter permease; protein product: MRLSGLSRLQKVGLLLLLPALVYLAFLSIYPMVYAVLLSGKDVNLARPYKALFVGLGNFFRLFQDGLFLKSIYNTMRVAFVSIVLELGIGYVVAEIFDKRLKGMEILRTVYMLPMMVTPVVWGLVWVYIFNPNFGLANYLCEWLGLGFQPWFASADTAIWSLILVNVWQWTPFTAVVFLAGLSGISTTLLDAAAVDGAKWHQIIRYVKLPALKYVAMVVILMRMMDNLRLFDLVYSTTQGGPGSATETMSFFIYRHGFKFFNVGYSSAAAIIVLVVITILSQLLIRIFYRGGEIHE